One part of the Anaerolineae bacterium genome encodes these proteins:
- a CDS encoding Branched-chain amino acid transport ATP-binding protein LivG encodes MSDFTQKLTQRLWKAQQNGAPRSNRLAVVWIGLIVLLLLIYPFLPFVNNYWIDVGFFVGIYVLLGLSLNIVLGEVGLFDLGHAAFYAIGAYTTGILYTQLKVPIVLLLPLSAIIAGAFAYLVTSPIIHLRGDYLCIVTIGIGEIVRLAALNNPFGLTNGANGITGIGNPDFGIFTLRSPIHFYYYVWIIVGLVIVGLVNLQKSRVGRAWNFIREDEIAAEANGVDVRYYKLIAFVMGAALAGLAGNIYASKMMIISPANFTFMDSALFFVIVLLGGLGSIPGNILGAAIIVVFPEIFRQFATYRLLFFGAALVVMMIFRPGGILPRRREGVGLHGLGIKDLPEDENAFIEQVVQKTVAEKASPASSPKPASNGGSNGVVLETQNLTMQFGGLIAVNAFDLQIRTGRITALIGPNGAGKTTLFNVITGIYRPTTGKVIFKGEDITSLKPHAVIAKGIARTFQNIRLFPSLTCIENVMSGPHCHAHSGVWPSVLRTPQQRREERQILEVASYRLHQVGLWEFRNELAKNLPYGKQRLLEIARALATSPTLLILDEPSSGLNDKETEELMEFLKTLIAEGFTLFLIEHDMNVVMGISDWVTVMDMGAKIAEGLPQEIYQNPRVIEAYLGKEE; translated from the coding sequence ATGAGCGATTTCACTCAGAAACTCACCCAACGTCTCTGGAAAGCGCAGCAGAACGGCGCTCCTCGCTCCAACCGCCTGGCAGTGGTCTGGATCGGCTTGATTGTCCTGCTGCTCTTGATCTATCCGTTTTTGCCCTTTGTGAACAATTACTGGATTGACGTGGGCTTTTTCGTGGGAATTTATGTGCTGCTGGGGCTGAGCCTGAATATCGTCTTGGGAGAAGTTGGGCTGTTCGACCTGGGACATGCTGCCTTTTATGCGATTGGCGCTTACACCACCGGCATCCTCTACACCCAGCTAAAGGTGCCTATCGTCCTTCTCCTGCCTTTGAGCGCCATTATCGCGGGCGCGTTTGCCTATCTGGTCACTTCGCCGATAATCCATCTGCGCGGCGATTATCTGTGTATCGTCACCATCGGAATCGGTGAGATCGTCCGCCTGGCGGCCCTGAATAACCCCTTTGGTCTGACCAACGGCGCCAACGGGATTACCGGCATCGGCAACCCCGATTTTGGCATCTTCACCCTGCGCAGCCCCATTCATTTTTACTACTATGTATGGATCATCGTTGGGCTGGTGATTGTTGGTTTGGTAAACTTGCAGAAATCGCGCGTCGGGCGGGCGTGGAATTTCATTCGCGAGGATGAAATTGCCGCCGAAGCCAATGGTGTAGATGTGCGCTACTATAAACTCATTGCCTTTGTGATGGGAGCTGCGCTGGCGGGTCTGGCAGGCAACATCTATGCTTCTAAGATGATGATCATCTCGCCGGCGAACTTCACCTTCATGGACTCGGCTCTCTTCTTTGTGATCGTCCTGCTGGGAGGGCTGGGGTCAATTCCGGGCAACATTTTGGGGGCGGCGATTATTGTCGTCTTTCCGGAGATCTTCCGCCAGTTTGCCACCTATCGCTTGCTTTTCTTCGGTGCCGCTCTGGTGGTGATGATGATCTTTCGCCCGGGCGGTATCCTGCCGCGCCGCCGCGAAGGCGTGGGATTGCATGGGTTGGGAATTAAAGACCTGCCTGAGGATGAAAACGCCTTTATCGAGCAGGTTGTGCAAAAGACGGTTGCAGAAAAAGCCTCGCCCGCCAGCAGCCCAAAACCTGCGTCGAATGGCGGTTCTAACGGCGTGGTGCTGGAAACCCAAAATCTGACCATGCAATTTGGCGGTTTGATTGCGGTCAATGCGTTCGATTTGCAGATTCGCACCGGCAGGATCACAGCTCTCATCGGGCCGAACGGAGCCGGGAAAACTACCCTGTTCAACGTCATTACCGGCATTTACCGCCCAACGACCGGTAAAGTGATCTTCAAGGGCGAAGACATCACCAGTCTCAAGCCGCATGCCGTGATCGCCAAAGGGATTGCCCGCACTTTCCAGAACATCCGTCTCTTTCCTTCTCTGACCTGCATCGAAAACGTGATGTCGGGTCCTCATTGTCATGCCCACAGTGGAGTATGGCCCTCGGTATTGCGCACGCCACAGCAACGCCGTGAAGAGCGTCAAATTCTGGAAGTGGCTTCCTATCGTCTGCATCAGGTGGGGCTATGGGAATTTCGCAACGAACTGGCAAAGAATTTGCCCTACGGAAAGCAACGCCTGTTGGAAATTGCCCGCGCCCTGGCTACCAGCCCAACCCTGCTCATCCTCGACGAGCCTTCCTCCGGTTTAAACGATAAAGAAACCGAAGAACTGATGGAATTTTTGAAGACGTTGATCGCCGAGGGCTTCACCCTCTTCCTGATTGAGCATGATATGAACGTGGTGATGGGCATTTCCGATTGGGTGACGGTGATGGATATGGGCGCCAAGATCGCCGAAGGGCTGCCGCAAGAGATTTATCAGAACCCACGCGTGATCGAGGCTTATCTGGGAAAGGAGGAGTAA
- a CDS encoding High-affinity branched-chain amino acid transport system permease protein LivH: protein MQLLLEQLTNGLTIGSFYALVAMGYSMVYGVMKLINFAHGDFFTLGSYIGYAILVIGSGWVTRTFGIWGGIVVAILGAMLGLAIGGLLVERVAYQPVYKAGRLPLVVSALGASIFISNGIMAVWGPRFQAYPQTSIPTGTFRLFGEVYMTDIKLVTLVVSLTLMALIYYIVERTLFGAAVRATALDRETATLMGINFRSIILFVFSVGPALGALAGVFAGLNYSRIIFTMGWGYGLKAFTATIMGGIGNIPGAMIGGILLGLLESLFEGFVSGAWKNVFVFLILIIILIVRPTGLIGEKVAEKV, encoded by the coding sequence ATGCAATTGCTCCTTGAGCAACTCACCAATGGCCTGACCATTGGCTCTTTTTATGCGCTGGTTGCCATGGGCTACTCCATGGTCTATGGGGTGATGAAATTGATCAACTTTGCCCATGGGGACTTCTTCACCCTGGGCAGTTACATTGGTTATGCAATTTTGGTGATCGGCTCTGGCTGGGTGACGCGCACCTTTGGCATCTGGGGTGGCATCGTGGTTGCGATCCTGGGCGCCATGTTGGGGCTTGCCATCGGCGGCTTGCTGGTCGAGCGGGTCGCCTATCAACCGGTGTACAAAGCCGGGCGGCTGCCGCTGGTGGTTTCGGCGCTGGGAGCGTCGATTTTCATCTCCAACGGCATTATGGCCGTCTGGGGCCCTCGTTTTCAGGCGTATCCCCAAACCAGCATCCCGACCGGCACTTTTCGCTTGTTTGGTGAAGTCTATATGACCGACATCAAACTGGTCACGCTGGTCGTCTCCCTGACCTTGATGGCGTTGATCTACTACATTGTGGAAAGGACGCTCTTCGGCGCGGCTGTGCGCGCTACTGCCCTGGATCGGGAGACAGCAACCCTGATGGGCATCAATTTTCGCTCGATCATCTTGTTTGTTTTCTCGGTCGGTCCCGCCTTAGGCGCCCTGGCAGGGGTATTTGCTGGTTTGAATTACAGCCGCATCATCTTCACCATGGGTTGGGGATACGGCTTGAAAGCCTTTACCGCCACCATTATGGGCGGCATCGGGAATATCCCCGGCGCCATGATTGGAGGCATCCTGCTCGGTCTGCTTGAATCACTCTTTGAGGGATTCGTCTCCGGGGCATGGAAAAATGTCTTTGTTTTTCTCATTTTGATCATCATTTTGATCGTCCGCCCGACCGGACTGATCGGAGAAAAAGTGGCGGAGAAAGTGTAA
- a CDS encoding Branched-chain amino acid ABC transporter, amino acid-binding protein produces the protein MKRISSIVFVLVVTLSLVLGACQQKPAEPQTIQIGLQAPLTGDFAAEGQWAKQSVEVAQELINKKGGVLGKQIEIIVADDASNPKDSALAAQKLISQGLKEVIASYGSSVTAPAADLYDANKVVSVGYGCTAVRLTMEKQRPYFFRTAGRDDTQSEFFAKFAVEVLGAKRIAIMHDNQDYGRGVAEDAKKFLQPYLDSGQAELVYYDAITPGESDYSAVVSQIKEINPDVWFFTAYYPEAALLLKQARQAGYTGLFVGNNSVPTPEFEKIAGVDVIKGSIHLNEPMPQFLTYPESIEFMDAYKAKFNELPGSIWAVYAADALNALVAAIAKAGSTDPDAVAQAMRTMTDAKGITGPLMFTERGDRKDIPYYAYIYNDQGQLELYYPK, from the coding sequence ATGAAGAGAATTTCCAGTATTGTGTTTGTCCTCGTCGTGACCCTCTCGTTGGTCCTGGGGGCTTGCCAGCAAAAGCCGGCTGAGCCTCAGACCATCCAGATTGGCTTGCAAGCCCCGCTCACCGGCGACTTTGCCGCCGAAGGTCAGTGGGCAAAGCAATCGGTCGAGGTCGCCCAGGAGTTGATCAATAAAAAGGGCGGTGTGTTGGGCAAACAGATTGAGATCATCGTTGCCGATGACGCTTCCAACCCCAAGGATAGTGCTCTGGCAGCGCAAAAGTTGATCTCGCAAGGGTTGAAAGAGGTCATCGCCTCCTATGGCTCATCGGTCACTGCCCCGGCTGCCGACCTGTACGATGCCAATAAAGTCGTCTCGGTTGGCTACGGCTGCACGGCGGTGCGCCTGACCATGGAAAAACAGCGCCCCTACTTCTTCCGCACAGCCGGGCGTGATGACACGCAATCCGAGTTCTTTGCCAAATTCGCTGTGGAAGTGCTGGGTGCCAAGCGCATTGCCATCATGCACGACAACCAGGACTACGGACGCGGCGTTGCCGAAGATGCCAAGAAATTCCTGCAGCCCTATCTCGATTCTGGACAGGCGGAACTGGTTTACTACGATGCCATCACCCCGGGCGAGAGCGACTATTCGGCCGTGGTCAGCCAGATCAAAGAGATCAACCCGGATGTGTGGTTCTTCACCGCATACTATCCTGAAGCTGCCCTGCTGCTGAAGCAAGCCCGCCAGGCTGGCTACACCGGGCTTTTCGTGGGCAACAACTCGGTGCCGACCCCCGAATTCGAGAAGATCGCCGGCGTGGATGTGATTAAAGGCTCCATCCATCTCAATGAGCCAATGCCGCAATTCCTGACCTATCCTGAGTCCATCGAGTTCATGGATGCCTACAAGGCGAAATTCAACGAACTGCCCGGCTCCATCTGGGCAGTCTATGCGGCAGACGCGCTGAACGCTTTGGTGGCTGCCATTGCTAAGGCTGGCTCTACTGACCCGGACGCCGTGGCGCAGGCGATGCGCACCATGACCGACGCCAAAGGCATCACCGGACCCTTGATGTTCACCGAGCGCGGTGACCGCAAGGATATCCCCTACTATGCCTATATCTACAACGACCAGGGTCAACTGGAGCTGTACTATCCCAAATAA
- a CDS encoding hypothetical protein (Not a Proline racemase, nor 4-hydroxyproline epimerase [missing catalytic residues]), whose amino-acid sequence MNLEWRPPADWMRIKTIDAHTAGEPLRVIIEGFPPLPKGSILEKRRYIKEHLDSLRTALMWEPRGHADMYGALLTEPASAENDVGVIFLHNEGYSTMCGHGIIGLTMVLLDCGLLHKEEEPAVVRIEAPAGLITAYAHRQDGRVRQVAFHNVPSFVYLADQRVQVPGVGEVRFDIAFGGAFYAFVQAEEVGVGLEAKDFRTLIDVGMRIKRAVMEAVPIKHPFEEDLSFLYGTIFVGKAHDPAHHSRNVCIFAEGEVDRSPTGTGVSARLALHYARKEIALGQPITIESILGTTFTGRVVEKVQYGPYEAIIPEVAGSASIVGVCEWLIDPQDPLRHGFILR is encoded by the coding sequence ATGAACCTGGAATGGAGACCTCCTGCAGATTGGATGCGCATCAAGACCATTGACGCCCACACGGCTGGCGAACCCCTGCGAGTGATCATCGAAGGCTTTCCTCCTCTCCCCAAAGGCAGCATTCTCGAGAAACGGCGTTACATCAAAGAACATCTGGATTCCCTGCGCACGGCTCTGATGTGGGAGCCGCGCGGCCATGCCGATATGTACGGGGCATTGCTCACCGAGCCAGCCTCGGCTGAAAATGATGTGGGGGTGATCTTCCTTCATAATGAAGGTTATAGCACGATGTGCGGACATGGCATCATTGGACTGACGATGGTGCTGTTAGATTGCGGCTTGCTTCACAAAGAAGAAGAACCGGCGGTGGTCAGGATCGAAGCTCCGGCCGGTTTGATCACTGCCTATGCCCACCGCCAGGACGGTCGCGTGCGCCAGGTTGCCTTTCACAATGTCCCCTCGTTTGTGTATCTCGCCGACCAACGCGTGCAGGTCCCTGGCGTGGGAGAAGTGCGCTTCGATATCGCCTTTGGCGGCGCCTTCTATGCCTTTGTGCAGGCTGAAGAGGTGGGAGTAGGGCTGGAAGCCAAAGACTTCCGCACCCTGATTGATGTCGGGATGCGCATCAAACGCGCGGTCATGGAAGCGGTGCCGATCAAACATCCTTTTGAAGAGGATTTGAGTTTTCTCTATGGGACGATTTTCGTCGGCAAAGCCCATGATCCCGCCCATCACAGCCGCAACGTTTGCATCTTTGCCGAGGGCGAGGTGGATCGTTCACCGACCGGCACCGGTGTCAGTGCCCGGTTGGCGCTCCACTATGCCAGAAAGGAAATTGCCCTTGGTCAACCCATCACCATTGAGAGCATCCTGGGTACGACTTTCACCGGCAGGGTCGTGGAGAAGGTTCAATATGGGCCCTACGAGGCCATCATCCCCGAGGTAGCGGGGAGCGCTTCGATTGTGGGAGTGTGTGAATGGTTGATTGACCCTCAAGACCCCCTGCGACATGGCTTCATTCTGCGCTGA
- a CDS encoding Formate dehydrogenase-O, major subunit → MLTPDRVVPTVCPFCGVGCNLELHVKDDFIYHVSAPFDSVVNHGNLCVKGRFGTDFLYHPRRVTTPLVRKKPQRAGERTQAFDLEEWQPVSWDEALELVSDRLVEIYRQHGSDALAVYCCAKATNEDNYLLQKIYRALFRTNNVDHCTRLCHAASVVALQMAIGSSAMSNTAAEVIENDVFILTGSNPTENHPIIALQMKAAVRKYGAKLIVVDPRRIEMVDYATLYLPLKPGTDVPLFSAMAHVILKEGLYNRQFIEQRTENFEAFAASMEKFTPEAAEVISGVPKELIVEAARLYATARNAAIYWALGIPESTHGTANALSLVNLALLTGHIGRRGTGLNPLRGQNNVQGASDMGAMPWHYPGYQRVDDEQNAARWERLWNIEPGGLSRRLGLTTTEILSAVGPNGVRALYIMGENPMMSEPNLNHTRQKMTELEFLVAQDLFINESGAFADVFLPAVSWAEKDGTFTNTDRRVQRVRRAIAPRGQARPDWEILCDLAKRIEHKLGRTHSAYWDYRHPGEILDEIRRGVPEYGGITYERLDREGGLQTPVWDESHPGTPYLFAETFPRGRGRFHPLEYTPNAEMPDEEYPFVLSTGRVLEHWHGGTMTRHSWMDDLYPEALVEIHPHDASTLGIHNGDAVRVTSRRASIVLRAHVTEKTNRGVVFIPFHFHEAAANLLTHDQLDPQAKIPEYKAAVVRVSKARPEELAGRPEPQPRGRR, encoded by the coding sequence ATGCTCACCCCCGATCGAGTGGTTCCCACCGTCTGCCCTTTCTGTGGCGTTGGTTGTAACCTGGAACTGCATGTCAAGGATGACTTTATTTATCATGTCTCTGCCCCGTTTGATTCGGTCGTCAACCATGGCAATTTGTGTGTCAAGGGGCGCTTTGGGACAGATTTTCTCTATCACCCGCGCCGTGTGACCACGCCGCTGGTGCGCAAGAAACCTCAAAGGGCAGGCGAGCGCACCCAGGCTTTCGACCTGGAGGAGTGGCAACCGGTTTCCTGGGACGAAGCCCTCGAGTTGGTTTCGGATCGCCTGGTGGAAATTTATCGCCAGCATGGTTCAGATGCCCTGGCAGTGTATTGTTGCGCCAAAGCCACCAATGAGGACAATTATCTGCTACAGAAGATATACCGCGCTCTCTTCCGCACCAACAATGTCGATCACTGCACGCGCCTGTGTCATGCTGCCAGCGTGGTGGCTTTGCAGATGGCGATTGGCTCCTCGGCGATGAGCAACACGGCTGCCGAAGTGATTGAAAACGACGTGTTTATCCTCACCGGCTCGAACCCAACCGAAAACCATCCCATTATTGCCTTGCAGATGAAAGCCGCAGTGCGCAAATATGGCGCCAAACTGATTGTCGTCGATCCGCGGCGTATCGAAATGGTGGACTATGCCACCCTTTATCTGCCTCTCAAACCCGGCACGGATGTGCCGCTCTTTTCTGCCATGGCGCATGTCATTCTCAAAGAGGGCCTGTACAACCGCCAGTTCATCGAACAGCGCACCGAGAACTTCGAAGCCTTTGCCGCTTCGATGGAAAAGTTCACTCCCGAAGCGGCTGAGGTGATCAGCGGGGTGCCAAAAGAATTGATTGTCGAGGCAGCGCGTCTGTATGCCACCGCCCGAAATGCAGCCATTTATTGGGCATTGGGCATTCCCGAATCGACTCATGGCACGGCCAACGCCTTGAGTCTGGTCAACTTAGCCCTGCTGACCGGACATATTGGGCGGCGCGGCACGGGGTTGAACCCCTTGCGCGGGCAGAACAACGTACAGGGTGCTTCGGATATGGGCGCCATGCCCTGGCATTATCCTGGCTATCAGCGCGTGGATGACGAACAGAACGCGGCGCGTTGGGAGCGTTTATGGAACATCGAGCCGGGTGGATTAAGCCGCCGTTTGGGCTTGACCACCACCGAAATCCTCAGCGCCGTTGGCCCGAACGGTGTCCGTGCCCTCTACATCATGGGCGAAAATCCGATGATGTCCGAACCCAACCTGAATCACACCCGCCAAAAGATGACCGAACTAGAGTTTTTGGTGGCTCAGGATTTGTTTATTAACGAGTCGGGTGCCTTTGCCGATGTCTTTCTACCGGCTGTCTCGTGGGCAGAGAAGGACGGCACCTTCACCAACACCGACCGCCGCGTGCAGCGGGTGCGTCGCGCCATTGCGCCGCGCGGTCAGGCACGCCCAGATTGGGAGATTCTCTGTGATCTGGCAAAGCGTATCGAGCATAAACTGGGACGGACACATTCGGCTTATTGGGACTATCGCCATCCAGGCGAGATTCTGGACGAGATTCGGCGCGGCGTCCCGGAATACGGCGGCATCACCTATGAACGTCTCGACCGTGAAGGTGGCTTACAAACACCGGTCTGGGATGAGAGCCACCCCGGCACCCCCTATTTGTTTGCAGAGACTTTCCCGCGCGGGCGGGGCAGGTTTCATCCCTTAGAGTACACGCCCAACGCTGAGATGCCGGATGAAGAATACCCCTTTGTGCTCAGCACCGGACGGGTGCTCGAGCACTGGCATGGAGGCACCATGACCCGCCACTCCTGGATGGACGACCTTTATCCGGAAGCACTGGTGGAAATCCATCCTCACGATGCCAGCACCTTAGGCATCCACAACGGCGATGCTGTGCGGGTGACCTCGCGGCGGGCTTCGATAGTTCTGCGCGCTCATGTCACCGAAAAGACCAACCGTGGCGTGGTTTTTATCCCCTTCCACTTCCATGAAGCGGCTGCCAATTTGCTCACTCACGATCAATTGGACCCCCAGGCTAAAATCCCCGAATATAAAGCTGCTGTCGTGCGGGTGAGCAAAGCGCGCCCGGAAGAATTAGCCGGACGGCCCGAACCCCAGCCGCGCGGGCGCCGCTGA
- a CDS encoding NAD-dependent formate dehydrogenase, alpha subunit yields the protein MTQDSIHLTIDGIAAQVSPGTTILKAARQLGIEIPTICYHDYCTANALCRICVVEVKGARVLVPACTATVQEGMEVNTQSERVHRARRTILELLYATVDLSEAPEIEAMAKAYGADCERFPEAEPRHPPLIDDNPMYIRDYAKCVLCWRCVQVCAEDAQYTYAINFKGRGYETQISTFYEVPMPESTCVFCGQCIGVCPTGALKFKRQHLLEIGYAAEDILHMTRSERSGRRRRAERSG from the coding sequence ATGACCCAAGACAGCATCCACCTGACGATTGATGGCATAGCGGCTCAGGTCTCCCCCGGCACCACCATCCTGAAGGCCGCCCGGCAACTGGGTATTGAAATCCCCACCATTTGTTACCACGACTACTGCACCGCCAACGCGCTCTGCCGCATCTGTGTCGTGGAAGTCAAAGGCGCGCGCGTGCTCGTCCCGGCTTGCACCGCCACCGTCCAGGAAGGGATGGAGGTAAACACCCAAAGCGAGCGGGTACACCGGGCGCGGCGCACCATTTTGGAGTTGCTTTATGCGACGGTAGACCTGTCGGAGGCGCCTGAAATTGAAGCCATGGCAAAGGCTTATGGAGCCGACTGCGAGCGCTTTCCAGAGGCGGAACCTCGTCATCCCCCTCTGATCGACGACAACCCCATGTACATTCGCGATTACGCCAAATGTGTGTTGTGCTGGCGCTGCGTCCAGGTCTGTGCCGAAGATGCCCAATACACTTATGCCATTAATTTCAAAGGGCGCGGCTACGAGACCCAGATCAGCACATTTTACGAAGTGCCCATGCCCGAATCGACCTGCGTCTTCTGCGGGCAGTGTATCGGCGTCTGCCCAACCGGAGCGTTGAAGTTCAAACGCCAGCATCTTCTGGAAATCGGTTATGCCGCGGAGGATATTCTACACATGACCCGTTCGGAACGCAGTGGGCGCCGCCGGCGCGCCGAACGCAGCGGATAA
- a CDS encoding NADH dehydrogenase (quinone) translates to MSQSTPSSFESTLSSLAPHGRTALLPALHAAQEAFGYISDQVAAQIGRALGVPLAEVFGVIEFYTLFHRQPVGEVFLHVCNDPACALAGADTVFKQIVFQTAEAVSGEAPAVRVEKSACLGLCDHAPAVLVQSLPAKASPAQTWQELVAATATRPLTYVDGDVRLLTALCGRHTTVRLEEYRQNQGYQAFEQALKQSPAAIIETIKQSGLVGRGGAAFPTGLKWESAARAPGTPKYVVCNADEAEPGAFKDRVLMEDNPHAILEGMLIAAYAIGASKGYIYIRGEYLLPYRVMTAAVEEAQAGGWLGERILGSDFSFEIEIRRGAGAYICGEETALFESIEGKRGFPRLKPPFPTTHGLFGKPTVINNVETLANVPLILRMGAEAYRQLGTPQSPGPKLFCLSGDVNRPGLYEVPLGVPLRHLIEDLGQGMRHGHPFQAALIGGAAGAFATPEHLDVPLSFEGLRQVGIPLGAGVITVFNAQRDLRDAFYRLARFFAEESCGKCYPCQMGTQRQLEIMERVLQGKPLPGDWERLQDVGWTMTDASICGLGQTAASAILSAMQHWPDLFRPPAEYQ, encoded by the coding sequence ATGAGCCAATCCACCCCCTCTTCTTTTGAATCGACCCTATCTTCCCTGGCTCCCCACGGACGCACCGCTTTATTACCTGCCCTCCACGCTGCCCAGGAAGCCTTTGGCTACATCTCCGACCAGGTTGCGGCGCAGATTGGGCGCGCCCTGGGCGTGCCATTAGCCGAAGTGTTTGGTGTGATCGAGTTTTACACCCTCTTTCACCGTCAGCCGGTGGGAGAGGTTTTTTTACACGTCTGTAACGATCCTGCCTGCGCCCTGGCAGGGGCAGATACGGTCTTCAAGCAGATCGTCTTTCAGACTGCTGAAGCTGTCAGCGGCGAGGCGCCGGCGGTGCGGGTTGAGAAGTCGGCTTGCCTGGGCTTGTGCGATCACGCGCCTGCCGTTCTGGTGCAGAGCCTGCCAGCAAAGGCTTCACCTGCTCAGACCTGGCAGGAACTGGTCGCTGCCACTGCCACGCGTCCTCTGACCTATGTGGATGGGGACGTGCGCCTGTTGACCGCTTTATGCGGTCGCCATACCACCGTACGCCTGGAAGAATATCGCCAAAACCAGGGCTATCAGGCTTTTGAGCAGGCGTTGAAACAATCTCCGGCGGCAATTATCGAAACCATCAAGCAATCCGGTCTGGTGGGGCGAGGTGGAGCGGCTTTTCCCACCGGGCTCAAGTGGGAAAGTGCTGCCAGAGCGCCCGGCACTCCAAAATACGTCGTTTGCAACGCCGACGAAGCCGAACCCGGCGCCTTTAAGGACCGCGTCCTCATGGAAGATAATCCTCATGCGATCCTCGAAGGCATGCTGATTGCCGCCTATGCCATTGGCGCCAGCAAAGGGTACATCTACATCCGCGGCGAATACCTGCTGCCCTATCGGGTGATGACAGCCGCCGTAGAAGAAGCGCAGGCGGGCGGCTGGCTGGGTGAGCGCATATTGGGAAGCGATTTTTCCTTTGAGATCGAAATCCGCCGCGGCGCAGGGGCTTATATCTGTGGGGAGGAGACCGCCCTGTTTGAATCCATCGAGGGCAAACGCGGCTTCCCGCGCCTCAAACCTCCCTTTCCAACCACGCACGGCTTGTTCGGGAAGCCGACCGTAATCAATAATGTAGAGACGCTCGCCAATGTGCCGCTGATCCTGCGCATGGGTGCAGAGGCATACCGACAATTGGGCACACCTCAATCGCCCGGTCCGAAGTTATTTTGTCTGTCGGGAGATGTCAACCGCCCGGGTCTCTATGAAGTGCCTCTGGGGGTGCCGCTGCGTCATCTGATCGAAGACCTGGGGCAAGGAATGCGCCATGGTCATCCTTTTCAAGCCGCGCTGATCGGCGGAGCGGCCGGGGCTTTTGCCACCCCTGAACATCTGGATGTGCCGCTCAGCTTTGAGGGCTTACGCCAGGTGGGAATCCCGCTGGGCGCCGGGGTGATCACGGTGTTTAATGCCCAGCGTGATCTGCGCGATGCGTTCTACCGTCTGGCGCGCTTTTTTGCCGAAGAGTCGTGCGGTAAATGTTATCCCTGTCAGATGGGAACGCAACGCCAGTTAGAGATCATGGAGCGGGTGCTACAGGGCAAACCCCTGCCAGGCGACTGGGAACGCTTACAGGATGTCGGTTGGACAATGACCGACGCTTCGATCTGCGGGCTGGGGCAGACGGCTGCCTCGGCGATTTTGAGCGCCATGCAACACTGGCCAGACTTGTTTCGCCCTCCAGCAGAATATCAATGA
- a CDS encoding 3-ketoacyl-CoA thiolase, giving the protein MSEVFILSAVRTPIGVGKPGGALSSLTPLHLTALVLQEVVRRAGLEPRQVEDVVWGCVTPIGEQGANLARLAVLQAGFPVEIPAVTLNRMCGSSQQAVHFAAQAILAGDMEIVVAGGTEIMSRVRMGSDWPPEWPPDFPYPLVHQGLSAELIAEKWGLSREEMDDFGYQSHLKAMQAIQNGWFAEQILPIQRPDGYLVSQDEGVRMPPDRQKMASLKPAFKEDGKITAGNASQISDGVGAVVLASAKAVGRYNLLPLARLVARVVVGSDPVLMLEGPIPATRQVLKRAALTLDDMDVIEINEAFASVVLAWQRELQPDPQRVNPNGGAIALGHPLGATGAVLMTKLVYELQRRQGRYGLQTMCIGHGMATATILERV; this is encoded by the coding sequence ATGAGCGAGGTGTTTATTCTATCTGCGGTGCGCACGCCCATTGGGGTGGGCAAACCCGGTGGGGCGCTCTCCTCTCTTACGCCACTCCATCTGACCGCCCTGGTTTTACAAGAAGTTGTGCGCCGCGCCGGTCTTGAACCGCGCCAGGTGGAAGATGTCGTGTGGGGATGTGTAACCCCTATTGGTGAACAGGGTGCGAACCTCGCCCGCCTGGCTGTGCTTCAGGCTGGCTTCCCGGTTGAAATACCGGCGGTAACCCTCAACCGGATGTGCGGTTCCAGCCAGCAAGCCGTTCACTTTGCGGCACAGGCGATCCTGGCTGGCGACATGGAGATCGTGGTTGCCGGCGGCACGGAGATCATGTCTCGCGTGCGCATGGGGAGCGATTGGCCGCCCGAATGGCCACCCGATTTCCCCTATCCTCTTGTCCATCAAGGCCTGAGCGCCGAGTTAATCGCCGAAAAGTGGGGATTGAGCCGTGAAGAAATGGACGACTTCGGCTATCAATCTCACCTCAAAGCAATGCAGGCGATTCAAAACGGCTGGTTTGCAGAGCAAATCTTGCCCATTCAGCGTCCCGATGGATACCTGGTGAGTCAGGACGAGGGGGTGCGGATGCCTCCCGACCGCCAGAAGATGGCCTCCCTCAAACCAGCCTTCAAGGAAGACGGCAAAATCACCGCCGGCAACGCCAGTCAGATCAGCGATGGGGTTGGAGCAGTTGTGCTTGCCTCGGCAAAAGCCGTGGGGCGCTACAACCTGCTGCCTCTGGCACGGCTGGTGGCACGGGTGGTGGTCGGCAGCGATCCGGTGCTGATGTTAGAAGGTCCCATTCCAGCCACCCGCCAGGTGCTGAAGCGCGCCGCCTTAACCCTGGACGACATGGATGTGATCGAAATCAACGAAGCCTTTGCCTCGGTGGTGCTGGCATGGCAGCGGGAACTGCAACCCGATCCGCAGCGCGTTAACCCCAATGGAGGGGCAATTGCGCTGGGACATCCCTTAGGAGCTACCGGGGCGGTCCTGATGACCAAGTTAGTCTATGAGTTACAGCGCCGGCAGGGGCGCTATGGTTTGCAGACCATGTGCATCGGGCACGGCATGGCAACGGCAACCATCCTTGAGCGCGTTTGA